From a single Georhizobium profundi genomic region:
- the dctP gene encoding TRAP transporter substrate-binding protein DctP, with amino-acid sequence MKKLTLIASACLLLTGPALAQETTLRAVSGFATGTAFSRPYEALVQWINENGKGVLQIQSVGGPESIPPFEVGNAVSSGVVDMANVTAAFYTNVLPEGDALKLAQTTIQQQRENGCYEAVDTLHQDKMNVKYLGRTGDGVNFHLYLTKPIESADLSGLTIRTTPVYQAMFEALGATPVTTAPGDVYTALERGTIDGYGWPIQGVLDLGWDEQTNYRVDPGFYQVDVEILVNLDKWESLTDEQRALLEEGMAWLEEQNANNAELNEKERAAQAEAGIETIELSEEASATWLQAAQDAGWESAMAVNPEFAETLQGCFQE; translated from the coding sequence ATGAAGAAGCTCACGCTTATTGCATCCGCATGCCTTTTGCTGACAGGCCCTGCGCTCGCGCAGGAAACGACCTTGCGCGCCGTCTCGGGCTTCGCGACCGGCACTGCCTTCTCCCGTCCCTATGAGGCTTTGGTCCAGTGGATCAACGAGAACGGCAAAGGCGTGCTTCAGATCCAGAGCGTCGGCGGGCCCGAATCCATTCCTCCGTTCGAAGTCGGAAATGCCGTATCGTCCGGCGTCGTCGATATGGCGAACGTGACGGCGGCCTTCTACACCAATGTGCTGCCGGAAGGTGATGCACTGAAGCTTGCCCAGACGACCATCCAGCAGCAGCGCGAAAATGGCTGCTACGAGGCTGTCGATACGCTTCACCAGGATAAGATGAACGTCAAATATCTCGGCCGCACCGGCGATGGCGTGAACTTCCACCTGTATCTGACGAAACCGATCGAGAGCGCCGACCTCAGCGGGCTCACCATCCGCACGACCCCCGTCTACCAGGCCATGTTCGAAGCGCTTGGCGCCACGCCCGTCACCACTGCTCCCGGCGATGTCTATACGGCGCTCGAGCGCGGCACGATCGACGGATATGGCTGGCCGATCCAGGGTGTGCTGGACCTTGGTTGGGACGAGCAGACCAACTACCGCGTCGACCCAGGCTTCTATCAGGTCGACGTCGAAATCCTCGTCAATCTCGACAAATGGGAAAGCTTGACCGACGAGCAGCGCGCATTGCTCGAGGAAGGCATGGCGTGGCTGGAAGAGCAGAACGCCAACAATGCCGAGCTGAACGAGAAGGAACGCGCGGCGCAGGCGGAAGCCGGCATCGAGACCATCGAGCTCAGCGAGGAAGCCTCGGCCACATGGCTTCAGGCCGCGCAGGATGCCGGCTGGGAAAGCGCGATGGCCGTCAATCCGGAGTTCGCGGAAACGCTGCAGGGCTGCTTCCAGGAATAA
- a CDS encoding MarR family winged helix-turn-helix transcriptional regulator has product MPFSTTIEVRDRCLCLRVQRAARRLARRFDEALRPFGLTHGQFSILMALNRPAPPTIGQLADFLAMDRTTLTANLKPLHRRELVTLAVDKADKRSRLPSLTDEARALLAEAAPIWRATHDDLDAGLTDPAELRERLAEIA; this is encoded by the coding sequence TTGCCGTTCTCAACCACCATCGAAGTGCGCGACCGCTGCCTGTGCCTCCGGGTGCAGCGCGCGGCCCGCCGTCTGGCCCGCCGCTTCGACGAGGCGTTGCGCCCGTTCGGCCTCACACATGGCCAGTTCTCCATCCTGATGGCGCTGAACCGACCGGCCCCGCCGACGATCGGACAGCTCGCGGATTTCCTGGCGATGGACCGCACCACACTGACGGCCAATCTGAAGCCGCTGCATCGGCGCGAGCTTGTCACGCTCGCCGTCGACAAGGCCGACAAACGCAGCCGCCTGCCATCGCTGACCGACGAAGCGAGAGCCCTGCTGGCAGAGGCGGCTCCCATCTGGCGCGCGACCCACGACGATCTGGATGCCGGCCTCACCGATCCCGCGGAGCTGCGCGAGCGCCTGGCCGAGATCGCCTGA
- a CDS encoding WD40/YVTN/BNR-like repeat-containing protein, which translates to MTQSINLLIGTRKGAFILKSNEDRRSWEMSGPHCETWPTNHVVGDPKTGAIYAAGGNEWFGPAVWKSTDGGKSWTHSSKGLAYAEGEDPVKAVWSLCVAPDAIYAGVEPAGLFKSTDGGESWVHLGGLRNHPSREQWMPGGAGLILHSLLVDPEDPQSIHVGISSAGVFYSADGGQTWEPRNKGTRADYMPEDQRYPEVGQCVHNLVRAAGGNGRLYQQNHCGMYRSDDAGKTWQSIEDGLPSSFGFPAAAHPRDPDTVFMVPLNGDTKGRYMPDAKAAVWRTRDGGKTWADLRDGLPQQDVYFNVLRQALSTDSLSPAGVYFGAASGAIYGSANEGEGWTLIAQNLPPVVSVETMVA; encoded by the coding sequence GTGACACAATCCATCAATCTGCTGATCGGCACCCGCAAAGGTGCCTTCATCCTGAAAAGCAACGAGGACCGGCGCAGCTGGGAGATGTCGGGGCCGCATTGCGAAACCTGGCCGACCAATCATGTCGTCGGCGATCCCAAGACCGGCGCGATCTACGCCGCCGGCGGCAATGAGTGGTTCGGCCCGGCGGTCTGGAAATCGACGGACGGCGGCAAGAGCTGGACGCATTCAAGCAAAGGATTGGCCTATGCGGAGGGGGAGGATCCGGTGAAGGCCGTCTGGAGCCTCTGCGTCGCGCCTGATGCCATTTATGCAGGGGTGGAACCTGCCGGCTTGTTCAAAAGCACCGATGGCGGCGAAAGCTGGGTCCATCTGGGCGGGCTGCGCAACCATCCGAGCCGCGAGCAATGGATGCCCGGCGGCGCCGGCTTGATCCTCCATTCCCTGCTTGTCGATCCCGAAGACCCGCAATCGATCCATGTGGGCATCTCTTCGGCAGGCGTTTTCTATTCGGCTGATGGCGGCCAGACCTGGGAGCCGCGCAACAAGGGTACGCGCGCCGATTACATGCCCGAGGACCAGCGCTATCCCGAAGTCGGCCAGTGCGTGCACAACCTCGTGCGGGCAGCCGGCGGCAACGGGCGGCTCTATCAGCAGAACCATTGCGGCATGTACCGCAGCGACGATGCCGGAAAGACGTGGCAAAGCATCGAGGATGGCCTCCCGTCGAGTTTCGGATTTCCGGCAGCTGCGCATCCGCGGGATCCGGATACGGTGTTCATGGTGCCGCTCAATGGCGACACCAAGGGGCGCTACATGCCGGATGCCAAAGCCGCGGTATGGCGCACGCGGGATGGCGGGAAGACATGGGCTGATTTGCGCGATGGGTTGCCGCAGCAGGACGTGTACTTCAACGTGCTCCGTCAGGCGCTTTCGACCGACAGCCTGTCGCCGGCGGGTGTCTATTTCGGCGCGGCTTCGGGCGCGATCTATGGCAGCGCCAATGAGGGTGAGGGTTGGACGCTGATTGCGCAGAACCTCCCGCCGGTCGTCTCCGTCGAAACCATGGTCGCGTGA
- a CDS encoding MoaD/ThiS family protein produces MDASAARPVVTVKIAAVLADLFPGAPREFTVQAQCVGEMIDALDQQFPGMGDRIRDSRPAIRKHMNVFVDGERATLDTPLSHHDEVYVITAISGG; encoded by the coding sequence ATGGATGCGTCAGCGGCACGCCCGGTCGTCACGGTGAAGATCGCGGCCGTGCTTGCCGATCTTTTCCCCGGCGCGCCGCGCGAGTTCACGGTCCAAGCGCAATGTGTCGGCGAGATGATCGATGCGCTCGATCAGCAGTTCCCTGGAATGGGCGACCGGATCAGAGACAGTCGGCCCGCGATCCGAAAACACATGAACGTCTTCGTGGATGGGGAGCGGGCGACGCTCGACACGCCGCTGTCTCATCATGACGAAGTGTATGTGATCACCGCGATCAGCGGCGGCTAG
- a CDS encoding DUF6074 family protein has product MTTMTEESNAGSFGELALFPLTSQARRVREAAAQLLKRRTTAAANRYRQELAGGIFNELSALGFSEEQQDEAVGAFLTEVERELAEIHYQRIRLLV; this is encoded by the coding sequence ATGACGACGATGACGGAAGAGAGCAATGCGGGCAGCTTTGGTGAACTCGCACTGTTCCCGCTGACGAGCCAGGCGCGCCGCGTGCGCGAAGCCGCAGCGCAACTGCTCAAGCGGCGCACGACCGCAGCGGCCAACCGCTACCGGCAGGAACTCGCGGGCGGGATCTTCAACGAGCTTTCAGCGCTGGGCTTCAGCGAAGAGCAGCAGGACGAGGCCGTTGGCGCGTTTCTCACCGAGGTCGAGCGCGAACTCGCCGAAATCCACTATCAGCGCATCCGGCTTCTGGTGTGA
- the osmF gene encoding glycine betaine ABC transporter substrate-binding protein OsmF, protein MTRLALVTASLFGATLLMGTAHAQVVVSSKIDTEGGVLGSMIIQVLEHAGIETEDRLQLGGTPVVREAITAGEIDIYPEYTGNAAFFFDRAEDDIWRDADAGFEEAKSLDYEANQIVWLTPAPANNTWAIAIREDVASENNLASMSDFAAWVNGGGEAVLAASAEFVNSEAGLPSFQEVYGFELTGDQLITLSGGDTAATIQAAARETNGANAAMVYGTDGGIAPSGLVVLEDDQSVQPVYNPAPIIREEVLEANPQIEEVLTPVFESLSLEALQQLNGRVQVGGEAASAVAEDYLTSNGFLD, encoded by the coding sequence ATGACCCGTCTCGCACTCGTCACCGCCAGCCTTTTCGGGGCGACGCTCCTCATGGGTACCGCCCATGCACAGGTCGTCGTCTCATCGAAGATCGATACCGAGGGCGGCGTCCTCGGCAGCATGATCATCCAGGTCCTCGAGCATGCCGGGATCGAGACAGAAGACCGCCTGCAACTCGGTGGCACGCCTGTCGTGCGCGAGGCGATTACCGCTGGCGAGATCGACATCTATCCGGAATATACCGGCAACGCCGCGTTCTTCTTCGACCGCGCGGAGGATGACATCTGGCGCGACGCCGATGCGGGTTTTGAGGAAGCCAAGTCGCTGGACTACGAGGCAAACCAGATCGTCTGGCTGACGCCTGCACCTGCCAACAACACCTGGGCGATCGCGATCCGAGAGGATGTGGCGTCCGAAAACAATCTCGCATCGATGAGTGATTTCGCGGCGTGGGTGAATGGCGGCGGTGAGGCCGTGCTCGCCGCATCCGCCGAATTCGTCAATTCCGAAGCCGGGCTTCCGTCCTTCCAGGAAGTCTACGGTTTTGAACTGACCGGCGATCAGCTGATCACGCTGTCGGGCGGTGATACGGCTGCGACAATTCAGGCCGCAGCACGCGAGACCAATGGGGCCAATGCAGCCATGGTCTACGGTACGGACGGCGGCATTGCGCCTTCCGGTCTTGTCGTTCTGGAAGACGACCAGAGCGTTCAGCCCGTCTACAACCCCGCACCGATCATCCGGGAGGAAGTTCTCGAGGCCAATCCGCAAATCGAAGAGGTGCTGACGCCGGTGTTTGAGTCGCTCTCGCTTGAAGCTCTCCAGCAGCTGAACGGACGCGTGCAGGTCGGTGGTGAGGCGGCAAGCGCCGTTGCCGAGGACTACCTGACGTCGAACGGCTTTCTGGACTGA
- a CDS encoding ABC transporter permease, which yields MTASALVLDEETSGWVRLDKLGVLIAAGVGLVLFLAPFVTFAANRIVLGEGLGIAEALPGAWAYGLVLVSVAIALLAIIRSPVWLRLSASLAGIALLAVCVGIAASGLVEEGDTVARVSPASGFWLLFALFGLLAMDALARLKLPPMQRIVLVVLAGAALAVCLASGLWDDLSVMREYQNRAASFGREAERHLFLALGSLGVAALVGIPLGVLCHEVKAVRGPVLGVLNILQTVPSIALFGLLIAPLSWLSNAVPVLRDIGISGIGVAPAFIALFFYSLLPVVANTVVGLAGVSPAVTEAAAGMGMTERQRLFRIKLPLAFPVILTGIRIVLVQNIGLATIAALIGGGGFGVFVFQGVGQTAMDLVLLGALPTVALALAAAVLLDALIDMVRPAGLKETAR from the coding sequence ATGACCGCATCGGCACTTGTATTGGACGAAGAGACGTCGGGATGGGTCCGATTGGACAAGCTCGGCGTGTTGATCGCAGCCGGGGTCGGTCTCGTTCTTTTCCTCGCGCCGTTCGTCACCTTTGCTGCCAACCGCATCGTTCTCGGCGAAGGCCTAGGCATCGCCGAGGCGCTTCCCGGTGCGTGGGCCTATGGGCTCGTTCTTGTGTCCGTCGCCATCGCTCTCCTCGCAATCATACGCTCGCCCGTATGGCTGCGGCTTTCGGCCAGTCTTGCGGGCATCGCGTTGCTGGCGGTCTGCGTCGGCATCGCGGCTTCGGGGCTGGTGGAAGAGGGCGACACCGTTGCGCGTGTTTCACCCGCATCGGGCTTCTGGCTCTTGTTCGCCCTGTTCGGCTTGCTTGCCATGGATGCGCTGGCCCGGCTCAAGCTCCCGCCAATGCAGCGCATCGTGCTGGTCGTTCTTGCTGGTGCGGCGCTGGCGGTCTGCCTCGCCAGTGGATTGTGGGACGATCTCTCGGTCATGCGCGAATATCAGAACCGCGCAGCAAGCTTCGGCCGCGAAGCAGAACGCCATTTGTTCCTGGCGCTCGGGTCGCTGGGTGTCGCAGCGCTCGTCGGCATCCCGCTCGGCGTTCTCTGTCATGAGGTCAAGGCAGTGCGCGGCCCGGTGCTTGGCGTGTTGAACATCCTGCAAACGGTGCCGTCGATCGCGCTCTTCGGGCTTTTGATCGCGCCCTTGTCCTGGCTGTCGAACGCGGTTCCGGTGCTGCGCGACATCGGCATCAGCGGCATCGGCGTGGCGCCTGCCTTCATCGCGCTGTTCTTCTATTCGCTGCTGCCCGTGGTGGCGAACACGGTGGTGGGGCTTGCAGGCGTTTCGCCCGCCGTCACGGAAGCTGCAGCGGGCATGGGTATGACGGAACGCCAGCGGCTCTTCCGGATCAAGCTGCCGCTCGCCTTTCCGGTGATCCTGACCGGCATCCGCATCGTGCTCGTCCAGAATATCGGACTTGCGACGATTGCGGCGCTGATCGGCGGCGGCGGGTTCGGCGTGTTCGTTTTTCAGGGCGTCGGGCAGACGGCGATGGATCTGGTTTTGCTCGGGGCGTTGCCGACGGTGGCGCTGGCTCTGGCAGCGGCCGTGCTGCTCGACGCCCTCATCGACATGGTCCGGCCTGCCGGGCTCAAGGAGACTGCTCGATGA
- a CDS encoding ABC transporter ATP-binding protein has product MIEIENVTKRYGDNTVVDDVSLRVEKGQVAVIVGTSGSGKTTLLRMVNRLVEPSEGRILINGHDTRDMPAYQLRRKIGYAIQGHGLFPHRTVAENIATVPHLAGWDRARIDTRVDELLSLFQLEPRHYRDRHPVQLSGGEQQRVGVARALAAEPDVLLMDEPFGALDPIIRAKAQDDLLDIQRKTGVTVLLVTHDMDEAMRLGDLIAVMAEGKVVQYADPATLLVKPATDFVDNLVGTADRPFRLLSLRKVDDVMEPGGADGGEPVQPSTSLREAYANMLWQGREALPVVDASGAAIGQVRLAAISRLAARPA; this is encoded by the coding sequence ATGATCGAGATCGAAAATGTGACCAAGCGCTACGGCGACAACACCGTCGTCGACGATGTGAGCCTGAGGGTCGAGAAGGGCCAGGTCGCCGTCATCGTCGGCACGTCGGGCTCGGGCAAGACGACGCTGTTGCGCATGGTGAACCGGTTGGTCGAGCCAAGTGAAGGCCGCATCCTGATCAACGGTCACGACACGCGCGACATGCCGGCCTACCAGCTGCGGCGGAAGATCGGCTATGCGATCCAGGGTCATGGGCTTTTCCCGCACAGGACGGTGGCGGAGAATATCGCGACCGTCCCGCATCTTGCAGGGTGGGACCGAGCACGCATCGACACGCGGGTCGATGAGCTTTTGTCTCTGTTTCAGCTGGAACCGCGGCACTATCGCGACCGCCATCCCGTCCAGTTGTCCGGAGGCGAACAGCAGCGCGTCGGCGTGGCCCGCGCACTGGCTGCCGAACCCGACGTCCTGCTGATGGACGAACCCTTCGGCGCCCTGGATCCGATCATTCGTGCGAAGGCGCAGGACGATCTGCTGGATATTCAGCGCAAGACGGGCGTTACGGTGCTGCTCGTCACGCACGACATGGACGAAGCGATGCGGCTCGGCGACCTGATCGCGGTGATGGCCGAAGGCAAGGTCGTGCAATATGCCGACCCGGCGACGCTGCTGGTGAAGCCGGCGACCGATTTCGTCGACAATCTGGTTGGCACGGCGGATCGACCGTTCCGGCTTCTGTCGCTGCGCAAGGTCGACGACGTGATGGAGCCGGGTGGGGCAGACGGTGGTGAACCCGTCCAGCCGTCGACGTCGCTTCGCGAGGCTTATGCCAACATGCTGTGGCAGGGCAGGGAGGCGCTGCCTGTCGTCGATGCATCGGGCGCCGCCATTGGTCAGGTGCGCCTTGCTGCCATCTCCCGTCTGGCAGCGCGCCCGGCATGA
- a CDS encoding ABC transporter permease translates to MRLTVAMVARLVALVLLLAFLFAPSLFEPLLRPLAGPRAPAIYNQGSLLSLTLSHIGITIAATLSATVLSVALAVIVTRDFGREFLPLSRSIANIGQTFPPVAVLALAVPIVGFGTKPTLIALFLYALLPVFENALTGLTTLPSSVREAARGMGMTGWQRLTRVELPLAFPVILAGVRLAFVISLGTATIGSTVAAPTLGEVIIAGLLSSNTAFVLQGGVIVAIIAVLSYDALSALERKAARRLGRPATAI, encoded by the coding sequence ATGAGACTGACGGTTGCCATGGTGGCGCGGCTCGTCGCGCTGGTTCTGTTGCTCGCCTTCCTGTTTGCGCCGTCGCTCTTCGAGCCGCTTTTGCGACCTCTGGCAGGTCCGCGCGCACCGGCCATCTACAACCAGGGCAGCCTGCTTTCTCTCACGCTCAGCCATATTGGCATCACGATCGCTGCCACGCTGTCCGCTACAGTGCTTTCCGTCGCGCTCGCAGTGATCGTCACCCGAGACTTCGGCCGCGAATTCCTGCCGCTCTCGCGATCGATTGCCAATATCGGCCAGACATTTCCGCCCGTCGCCGTGCTGGCGCTCGCTGTGCCGATCGTTGGTTTCGGGACAAAGCCGACGCTGATCGCGCTGTTTCTCTATGCGCTTCTGCCGGTCTTCGAGAACGCGCTGACGGGTCTGACGACGTTGCCTTCAAGCGTGCGGGAGGCCGCGCGCGGCATGGGCATGACCGGCTGGCAGCGGCTCACGCGCGTTGAACTTCCGCTGGCCTTCCCGGTCATTCTTGCAGGCGTGCGGCTCGCCTTCGTGATTTCGCTCGGAACGGCGACGATCGGCTCCACGGTTGCCGCCCCAACCCTGGGCGAAGTGATCATCGCCGGGCTGCTGTCCAGCAACACCGCGTTCGTGCTGCAGGGCGGCGTGATCGTCGCCATCATCGCCGTTCTGTCCTATGACGCGCTCAGTGCCTTGGAACGAAAGGCCGCTCGCAGGCTTGGACGTCCAGCGACTGCCATCTGA
- a CDS encoding protein adenylyltransferase SelO, with protein sequence MPIDPTYRAAPRHQALGRDFFDPVEAADFPSTTLRYRNRDAAAEVGLSGLSDAEWVNHFGRFEPLPDNLPEPLALRYHGHQFRQYNSDLGDGRGFLFAQLLDREDRLLDLGTKGSGQTPWSRQGDGRLTLKGGVREVLATTMLEALGVNTSRSFSLIETGEELMRGDEPSPTRSSVLVRLCHSHIRIGTFQRFAYLEQPDRIEALLHHAVRNYMPDCARADTKATALAFLDRVCRNVARTGAQWMAAGFVHGVLNTDNINITGESFDYGPWRFLPVLDPSFTAAYFDQTGLYAFGRQPETLFWNLARLAECLLPLAPLEDVEPIVRAFPDHYRSAFDRQIVARLGLEPLDAATDRELAESFWKFLAASAMPFEQAFFDWFGGVPDRAGRSPVAAEYAGETFAQTRALIDRYQTRADIDLAHPSLAALSPVTVLIDDVERIWFGIDTDDDWSDFHETLDQMADLRDAYRLKERAR encoded by the coding sequence ATGCCGATTGACCCGACCTACCGCGCCGCACCGCGCCACCAGGCGCTTGGCCGTGACTTCTTCGACCCGGTCGAAGCCGCCGACTTTCCATCGACGACGCTGCGATACCGAAACCGAGACGCCGCTGCCGAGGTCGGGTTGTCCGGTTTGAGCGATGCGGAATGGGTGAATCATTTCGGGCGTTTCGAGCCGCTTCCGGACAATCTGCCGGAGCCGCTGGCGCTGCGCTATCACGGCCACCAATTCCGCCAGTATAATTCCGATCTCGGCGATGGTCGCGGGTTTCTCTTCGCGCAACTTCTGGACCGGGAAGATCGTCTGCTCGACCTCGGCACGAAGGGATCCGGCCAGACGCCATGGTCGCGCCAGGGCGATGGCCGCCTGACATTGAAGGGCGGTGTGCGCGAGGTCCTCGCGACGACGATGCTGGAAGCGCTCGGCGTCAACACCTCGCGCTCTTTCAGTCTCATCGAAACCGGCGAAGAGTTGATGCGGGGTGACGAACCATCGCCCACGCGCTCATCGGTTCTGGTGCGGCTCTGCCATTCCCACATCCGCATCGGGACTTTCCAGCGCTTCGCCTATCTGGAACAGCCCGACCGCATCGAGGCGCTGCTGCATCATGCGGTTCGCAACTACATGCCCGATTGCGCCCGCGCCGACACGAAAGCCACGGCGCTCGCGTTCCTGGACAGGGTCTGTCGAAACGTGGCGCGCACCGGGGCACAGTGGATGGCTGCCGGCTTCGTGCACGGCGTTCTCAACACCGACAACATCAACATCACCGGTGAGAGCTTCGATTACGGCCCTTGGCGCTTCCTGCCGGTGCTCGACCCGTCTTTCACCGCCGCCTATTTCGACCAGACGGGCCTCTATGCTTTTGGGCGGCAGCCCGAAACGCTCTTCTGGAACCTCGCGCGGCTGGCGGAATGCCTGCTGCCGCTCGCGCCGCTGGAAGATGTCGAGCCGATCGTGCGCGCGTTTCCTGATCACTATCGCTCAGCCTTCGACCGGCAGATCGTCGCGCGCCTCGGTCTCGAACCGCTCGATGCCGCTACCGACCGAGAACTCGCGGAGAGCTTCTGGAAGTTTCTCGCCGCAAGCGCCATGCCGTTCGAGCAGGCCTTCTTCGACTGGTTCGGCGGCGTGCCGGATCGTGCTGGCCGGAGCCCGGTCGCGGCCGAATATGCGGGCGAAACCTTCGCTCAGACCCGCGCGCTCATTGATCGTTACCAGACCCGTGCCGATATCGATCTCGCGCATCCGTCGCTCGCCGCGCTCTCACCGGTGACCGTGCTCATCGACGATGTCGAGCGAATCTGGTTCGGTATCGATACCGACGACGACTGGAGCGATTTCCACGAAACGCTGGATCAAATGGCCGATCTGCGCGATGCCTATAGGCTGAAGGAACGCGCTCGCTAG
- a CDS encoding DUF1045 domain-containing protein — MRYALYFTPPMSDALQRTASRWLGRNAFSGAALDHPDDTGLGIDDIAAITEAPRRYGFHATIKAPFALADGLTKADLLSEIMHFCGELEPFELTPLRIERLGPFFALTPSAPSPALQGFADAVVRRFNRYHAPVSEADRARRNVDRLSERQVAYLDSFGYPYVFEEFRFHMTLTGPVDAGDADRVEAALHQVFAPFLDKPVSLSNLALFVEPEKGAPFSVDSLHPLGSFKAARRAAAQ; from the coding sequence ATGCGTTATGCGCTCTATTTCACGCCGCCGATGAGCGACGCTCTGCAACGCACCGCATCGCGCTGGCTCGGCCGAAACGCGTTTTCGGGCGCAGCGCTCGACCATCCGGACGACACTGGCCTTGGCATCGACGACATCGCTGCCATCACCGAAGCGCCGCGCCGATACGGTTTCCACGCCACCATCAAGGCACCCTTTGCTCTGGCGGATGGGCTGACGAAGGCCGATCTGTTGTCGGAGATCATGCATTTTTGCGGCGAACTCGAGCCATTCGAACTGACGCCGCTTCGCATCGAGCGGCTCGGCCCGTTCTTCGCCTTGACGCCGAGTGCGCCGTCGCCCGCGCTCCAGGGCTTCGCCGATGCCGTCGTTCGTCGCTTCAACCGGTACCATGCGCCGGTGAGCGAGGCCGATCGGGCGAGGCGCAATGTCGATCGGCTGTCGGAACGGCAGGTGGCGTATCTGGACAGCTTCGGCTACCCTTACGTCTTCGAGGAATTCCGCTTCCACATGACGTTGACAGGGCCTGTCGATGCCGGCGATGCAGACCGGGTCGAGGCGGCGCTGCATCAGGTGTTTGCACCCTTCCTGGACAAGCCTGTATCCCTCAGCAATCTGGCACTCTTCGTGGAGCCGGAAAAAGGCGCACCATTCTCGGTGGATTCGCTGCATCCACTTGGATCCTTCAAGGCGGCGCGACGGGCAGCCGCACAATGA
- a CDS encoding alpha-D-ribose 1-methylphosphonate 5-triphosphate diphosphatase, with the protein MSTVTETILKNAMLVLADRVVEGHLVIRDGMIAEIGEGTTSAPGDDLDGDYLMPGLVELHTDHLEGHYGPRPGVRWNAIAAVQAHDAQIAASGITTVFDCLRMGSDEDGGFKPGEMRELADAIEQAQREDRLRSDHFLHLRCEVSAADVLDAFDKFRSDDRVRLASLMDHAPGQRQFQTMDQYTLYYKTKRGLTDEQFEVFVAKRQEQSARYSAPHRRAIAEHCRGAGVTLASHDDATLDHVDEAIADGVGLAEFPTSKEAARASHEAGMSVLMGAPNVVRGGSHSGNIAAKDLAEAGILDVLSSDYVPSSLLQAVFKLADDVDAISLPQAVALVTSTPARTVGMDDRGVVAVEKRADLIRVRNLDQLPIVRTVWRQGRRVI; encoded by the coding sequence ATGAGCACGGTGACCGAGACGATCTTAAAGAATGCGATGCTGGTTCTGGCCGATCGGGTGGTTGAGGGCCATCTCGTCATTCGTGACGGGATGATCGCGGAGATTGGCGAGGGAACGACATCGGCTCCCGGAGACGATCTCGACGGCGACTATCTGATGCCGGGCCTCGTCGAGCTTCACACCGACCACCTCGAAGGCCACTACGGCCCGCGACCAGGCGTGCGCTGGAATGCGATCGCCGCTGTGCAGGCGCATGACGCGCAGATCGCCGCGTCGGGCATCACCACGGTGTTCGACTGCCTGCGCATGGGGTCCGACGAAGACGGTGGCTTCAAGCCCGGCGAAATGCGTGAACTGGCGGATGCGATCGAGCAGGCGCAGCGCGAGGATCGGCTGCGCTCGGACCACTTCCTGCATCTCAGATGCGAGGTTTCGGCTGCCGATGTGCTGGATGCCTTCGACAAGTTCCGCAGCGACGACCGCGTGCGGCTCGCTTCGCTGATGGACCACGCGCCTGGCCAGCGGCAGTTCCAGACGATGGATCAGTACACGCTTTACTACAAGACGAAGCGCGGACTGACGGACGAACAGTTTGAGGTGTTCGTCGCCAAGCGGCAGGAACAGTCGGCCCGATATTCCGCCCCGCATCGCCGCGCGATCGCCGAGCATTGCCGGGGTGCCGGCGTGACACTCGCAAGCCACGACGATGCGACGCTCGACCATGTCGACGAGGCGATTGCCGATGGCGTCGGTCTTGCCGAGTTCCCGACGTCGAAGGAAGCCGCACGCGCGTCGCACGAAGCCGGCATGAGCGTGCTGATGGGTGCGCCGAACGTGGTGCGCGGCGGCTCGCATTCCGGCAACATCGCCGCCAAGGACCTTGCCGAAGCCGGTATCCTCGACGTTCTGTCCTCCGATTACGTGCCGTCGAGCCTCTTGCAGGCGGTGTTCAAGCTGGCTGACGATGTCGACGCGATTTCGCTGCCGCAGGCTGTGGCGCTGGTCACATCCACGCCAGCACGCACCGTTGGGATGGACGACCGCGGCGTCGTCGCCGTCGAAAAGCGCGCCGATCTGATCCGTGTTCGCAATCTCGATCAATTGCCGATCGTCCGAACCGTGTGGCGTCAGGGACGCCGCGTCATCTGA